The DNA segment ACTGGGTCGGCTGATCCCAGCGTTAGCCGCCAGCGCTCCCTGACTAAGCTTCTTGTGCCTCCTTAGTCGTAAGAGATTTGCGCCAATAATGTTGTCAGCCATCTGTTCCCTCCCTACAGGATAGCTATCAGAAATTCATTTTTTGTTTTTATAATAACTTAACGACAGGGCGTGTCAATAGAAAAGGGCCGTCTAGAAACTCGCCGTTAAGTCGTTTGGCGCTTGCTCGACGCCCAATAACTCGGGCACCGGCACTCCGAAGAACTCAGCCACTCTCCGCTGAGTCGCATGAACACGCGGCACCCTACCGCGGATCTCCCAGTTGGCCACGCTGCACTCGTTCATGCCCAGGTTGCGCGCCAGTTCCTTCTTGGTGAGCCGGTTTTTCGTGCGCAGCCACTGGACGCGCTCGCCAAACGTGCTCATCTCCGAGAATTCCCTGGTCATGTGAATTTCCTTGCTCGTGTTCAGCACGATCACGAGGTCGCCGTCGCCGGCATGGGCCAGGGCCTCCTCTTTCAAGCCCAGAGCCAACTTCAGGACATCACAATGTAGATGGACGTCGATTCGGCCCTCGGGCATGGCCACGACCTTTTTTACCACGCCGGCAAGCAGCTCCTTCTGCTCCTGGATATGCAGCGCCTCGAACACCTCGCCGAACTGACTAAAGGCCTGCCGCAGGGTCTCGACATCGACCTCGCTCTGAACACCGCCGATGCTGGCTTCACACCCCAGCCTGCCTATCTCGGTCTCCAGAATCTGCTTCTCTGACTTGAGCGGTCTGGCTCGGCTCGCGGCCTCTTCCTTGTCCAGCATCCCATCCTGGTATGCGTCAAACAGCCGCTCCAGCGACTTCTCGATCTCACTGATGCGGGCCCGCAGCGATTGAGCCTGCTCATCGATCTGCCCCTGGAGGTACTCCTTACTGGCGATCAGCTCGCGGGCCTTCTCGATGACCAGAGTCGGGTCAGCCGCCCATTGAGCAATCGCATCCACAACCGCCCGCTCAGTACCGAATCTGTTTACCGTGAGGCCCTGGCAGACACTCGGCCCCTTGGATTGTCGCCAACTGCAGCGGTAGTAAGCATACCTACCGCCGCCAGGCTGCTGCTTCCAGTGGTTGTACCCATTCATGGCTCCACCGCATCGGCCGCATCTGATCAGGCCGGAAAGCAGATAATCTGAGCGCTTGTTGCGCGGGTGCAGGCCAGCCTCGTGGTTCAGGATCTTCTGGGCATGCTGCCAATCGCTCTTACTGACGATCTCCGGCAGGACGCCCTCGACCACGATC comes from the Candidatus Alcyoniella australis genome and includes:
- a CDS encoding recombinase family protein, giving the protein MLSNRRFETGMVAALYTRVSTDMQVQADSLSTQEKVLRDYCRYHELKVHDHYCDAGFSGSRTENRLEYLRMMADAKAGKFGVLIVTKLDRISRNLVDLLGLLGTLERLGIAFVSTSQNFDTSTSMGRLTLNILGSFAQFEREMIADRVREHMLVRAKEGKWNGGIVPYGYRAEGGKLLLCENEAQWAKKIFEFYLEHRSISSITHCLNAQGSKPRYAKSWSTTSVRRVLRNPSYYGAATYNKRRGTSSTSIPRPKKEWIVVEGVLPEIVSKSDWQHAQKILNHEAGLHPRNKRSDYLLSGLIRCGRCGGAMNGYNHWKQQPGGGRYAYYRCSWRQSKGPSVCQGLTVNRFGTERAVVDAIAQWAADPTLVIEKARELIASKEYLQGQIDEQAQSLRARISEIEKSLERLFDAYQDGMLDKEEAASRARPLKSEKQILETEIGRLGCEASIGGVQSEVDVETLRQAFSQFGEVFEALHIQEQKELLAGVVKKVVAMPEGRIDVHLHCDVLKLALGLKEEALAHAGDGDLVIVLNTSKEIHMTREFSEMSTFGERVQWLRTKNRLTKKELARNLGMNECSVANWEIRGRVPRVHATQRRVAEFFGVPVPELLGVEQAPNDLTASF